The following proteins come from a genomic window of Diorhabda carinulata isolate Delta chromosome X, icDioCari1.1, whole genome shotgun sequence:
- the LOC130901405 gene encoding spliceosome-associated protein CWC27 homolog yields the protein MSESKPDTVPGLGFKDKEKALDTLKVLEGRDPDYQRLSIKGLIGRAKRTLTLTKDKEKVQNINDAVKVFEDFLRDFEINNLSKENRAYLPVASTEVFLPLKEKYGIEDEQIDGFLDAYSKKAKGDYKNLRTISSGDEKPTWDIVRNAELKKLLKAMEESRPDLWEDDLPTKEHLELILWAYSPDASKIKKNLDTYASKLGTSKKVDSENDEEMNDDDDDKEEEEEKESEKKPEKNTKRKSSGDTKDESPEKKQKKNEDDE from the exons ATGTCGGAGAGTAAACCCGATACGGTGCCCGGATTGGGATTTAAGGATAAAGAAAAAGCATTGGATACGCTGAAAGTTTTGGAAGGAAGAGATCCCGATTACCAAAGATTGTCTATTAAAGGACTTATTGGGAGAGCTAAAAGGACTTTGACGt taacaaaggataaagaaaaagttcaaaatatcAATGATGCCGTAAAAGTATTCGAAGATTTTCTAAGAGACTTTGAAATCAACAATCTTTCAAAAGAAAACAGAGCTTACTTACCCGTAGCGTCAACAGAAGTATTCTTACCGCtcaaagaaaaatatggaaTCGAAGATGAGCAAATTGATGGGTTTCTGGATGCATATTCCAAGAAAGCGAAAGGTGATTATAAGAATCTAAGAACTATTTCAAGTGGAGATGAAAAACCTACTTGGGATATTGTTAGGAACGcagagttaaaaaaattattaaaagctATGGAGGAATCTCGGCCAGATTTGTGGGAGGATGATTTACCGACAAAAGAACATCTCGAACTTATTTTGTGGGCTTATAGTCCGGACGctagtaaaataaaaaagaatttggaCACGTACGCTTCAAAATTAGGAACTAGCAAGAAAGTAGACAGCGAGAACGATGAGGAGATgaacgatgatgatgatgataaggAGGAGGAAGAAGAAAAGGAATCCGAAAAGAAACcggaaaaaaatactaaaagaaAATCGTCGGGCGATACTAAAGATGAATCGCCCGAgaagaaacaaaagaagaatGAAGATGACGAATAG
- the LOC130901402 gene encoding sorting nexin-6 → MTDKSPEEGNNVPLTDNSLVVDISDALSEKDKVKFTVHTRTTMKNFQKPEFLVVRQHEEFIWLHDRYEEEPKYAGYIIPPPPPRPNFDSSREKLQRLGEGEGTMTKEEFTKMKQELEAEYLATFKKTVAMHEVFLTRLASHSVFREDQHLQVFLEYDQDLCARPKGKLEQLGGLFRSVGSTTDQYYLNATVRDVNDFFEQQMSSLTEYYNQLKEATHRTDKMTEKHKELADTYIKISSGLIELANSDNGKLDKYFAKVSDTFEKIRKLESRVASDQDLKLADTLWYYMRDCQAARALLVRRLKCLANYENANKVLEKSRQKNKEIHAAEQAQSIACEQFESISAQAKEELLDFKTRRLHAFRKSLIEMAELEIKHARSQHELLKKSIANLNELL, encoded by the exons ATG ACAGATAAATCACCAGAGGAAGGAAATAATGTTCCACTTACTGATAATTCGTTAGTAGTAGATATATCAGATGCTCTCAGTGAAAAAGATAAAGTTAAATTCACTGTTCACACTCGTActactatgaaaaattttcaaaaacccGAATTTTTGGTAGTGAGACAACATGAGGAATTTATTTGGTTGCATGATAGATATGAAGAAGAACCCAAATATGCCGGATATATT ataCCTCCTCCGCCTCCCCGTCCAAATTTTGATTCCTCTCGTGAAAAATTACAACGCCTCGGTGAAGGCGAGGGTACCATGACCAAAGAGGAATTCACCAAAATGAAACAGGAATTAGAAGC TGAATATTTAGCTACTTTTAAAAAAACCGTTGCAATGCACGAAGTATTCCTCACACGTTTGGCAAGTCATTCGGTATTTAGAGAAGATCAACATCTGCAAGTTTTCCTAGAATATGATCAGGACCTTTGCGCTCGTCCTAAAGGAAAATTGGAGCAACTGGGTGGATTATTTAGATCAGTCGGTAGTACCACAGATCAATACTATTTGAACGCCACAGTTAGGGATGTTAATGACTTCTTTGAACAACAGATGAGCTCCTTAACTGAATATTATAACCAATTGAAGGAAGCTACTCATCGGACAGATAAAATGACCGAGAAACACAAAG AATTGGCAGACACTTATATCAAAATATCCAGTGGATTAATCGAATTGGCAAACAGTGATAACggtaaattagataaatatttcgCCAAAGTTTCGGATACTTTCGAAAAAATTAGG aaatTAGAAAGTCGTGTAGCTAGCGATCAGGATTTAAAATTAGCCGATACACTGTGGTATTATATGAGGGATTGTCAGGCTGCTCGAGCTTTATTAGTGAGACGCCTCAAGTGCTTAGCAAATTACGAAAATGCCAATAAAGTACTAGAAAAATCtcgacaaaaaaataaagaaattcacgCG gCAGAACAAGCTCAGTCTATCGCATGTGAACAATTCGAATCTATATCCGCGCAAGCCAAAGAAGAGTTACTGGATTTTAAAACTAGAAGGCTTCATGCTTTCAGGAAGAG TCTTATTGAAATGGCCGAATTAGAAATCAAGCACGCCCGTAGCCAACacgaattattaaaaaaatctatagcGAATCTCAACGAAttactttga
- the LOC130901403 gene encoding methionyl-tRNA formyltransferase, mitochondrial gives MIYLNICIPIRIKISVVPIRFFSSKPPWSVLFFGTDQFSLYTLKSLNNLYSKSKLIKKLDVVTSIKQNANAIQVYARKYNLPLYNWPNVPEETVYDVGLVVSFGYLIPERIIKKFSYGILNVHASLLPRWRGAAPIIHAIANGDKETGITIIRIKPYHFDIGEILLQEKVPIGNDTEMPDLYQQLGELGAKYLIKSLENLPEYIKNAKCQSSNDVTYAPKITHDFTTISWFKMTSVQVYNLYRALKGYLVPVSTWQGVPIKLLEIKLCSDVSTNCIDKYPGYVMYDKRTKSLKVLCGDKSFVTIGSVGIFNKRIMNATDFSNGYLKKVPLECRYFK, from the exons atgatatatttaaatatatgtataccTATAAGAATTAAAATAAGTGTAGTTCCTATACGTTTTTTTTCGTCTAAACCGCCATggagtgttttattttttgggaCAGatcagttttctttatatacttTGAAGTCACTTAACAATCTTTA ttctaaatctaaattaattaaaaaacttgatGTAGTTACCAGCATTAAGCAAAATGCTAACGCGATTCAGGTTTATGCAAGAAAATATAATCTTCCATTATACAATTGGCCAAATGTTCCCGAGGAAACTGTATACGATGTGGGATTAGTAGTGTCGTTTGGTTATTTGATACCagaaagaattataaaaaagttttctta TGGTATTTTGAATGTACACGCGAGTCTTTTGCCGAGATGGAGAGGTGCGGCACCAATTATTCACGCTATAGCAAATGGTGATAAGGAAACTGGCATTACTATTATCAGAATTAAACCTTATCATTTTGATATTGGTGAAATTCTCTTACAAGAAAAGGTTCCTATTGGAAATGATACGGAAATGCCtgatttatatcaacaattagGAGAATTGGGAgcgaaatatttgataaaaagtcTCGAAAATTTaccagaatatataaaaaatgctaAATGTCAGTCCTCAAATGATGTTACATATG CGCCAAAAATTACACATGATTTCACAACTATAAGCTGGTTCAAAATGACGTCTGTTCAAGTTTACAATTTATACAGAGCGTTGAAAGGATATTTGGTACCAGTTTCAACCTGGCAAGGGGTACCTATCAAATTACTAGAAATAAAACTATGTAGTGACGTTTCTACGAATTGTATAGATAAGTATCCAGGTTATGTTATGTACGACAAAAGGACTAAGAGTTTGAAAGTTTTGTGTGGagataaaagttttgtaacTATTGGTAGTGtaggtattttcaataaacgTATTATGAACGCAACCGATTTCAGTAatggatatttaaaaaaagtgccaTTAGAATgtagatattttaaataa